From a region of the Dictyostelium discoideum AX4 chromosome 2 chromosome, whole genome shotgun sequence genome:
- the top3 gene encoding DNA topoisomerase III, protein MTKRILNVAEKPSAAKEIAAILSNKRATVREGFSKYNKLWDFKYNILNFNDCEMTFTSVTGHLMEIDVVEQFKPWASCDPIQLFDAPIRKTVPSDKEPLKKTLEREIKKADILILWLDCDREGENIAFEVLEVCKNAKKKFEFYRAHFSAIIPREIDRACKNLAKPNEKDSIAVDTRMEIDLRIGAAFTRFQTLYLKKFKIISNSDNQPKTTTPANGNILNNSNNNSSGKEIISYGPCQFPTLGFVVERYFRIVNFKPEDFWHLSVVHEKMDTSSGKMIPVTFSWCRNRLFDYTAAFILYEKCLDNTEATVVDVTSKESRYRPVPLTTIELQKAASKKLRISSVQTMQYAEELYTKGLISYPRTETDSFQAGTDLKGLIGNQASNPEWGAYASRLINNNQFVYPKSGKNNDNSHPPIHPTSSATGLSGNLKKIYDFITRRFLACCSEESVFANTTVTIDIQGERFSETGTMVLKLGYLEVYPFDKRNDKLIPTYQKGERFTPKRIDLTKGTTVAPHYITEAELLTAMDNNKIGTDATMATHIQTIQDRFYVKKNESNQFVPSNLGVSLVASYELMGFEFSKPNLRAAIEADVDKISRGQKTKQEVLLSTIEKYKQLYQLANQNINCFDRSFREYYEPADPKGGEFRVLVSQFSRCGKCNGKMQYKSDQNPEAPKRILFCPQCIDTFDLPKNGDISQLVTSMGVPQNCPICQYQVLSVRNPINDKSYTICPKCRNSPPDPIHKKPFHCFQCTFNCNLATGNKQQQQQQQQQQQQTNYNRNNNNNNTNSARPITTRTTRTTTQHRTFTASNNNFNNNNRNSDRNNNNFIF, encoded by the exons atgacaaaaAGGATATTGAATGTTGCTGAAAAACCATCAGCAGCAAAAGAGATTGCAgcaatattatcaaataaaagagCAACAGTT agagaaggattttcaaaatataataaactttgggattttaaatataatatattgaattttaatgattgcgAAATGACATTCACATCAGTTACAGGTCATTTAATGGAGATTGATGTAGTTGAACAATTTAAACCATGGGCATCATGCGAtccaattcaattatttgatGCACCAATAAGAAAAACAGTACCATCAGATAAAGAACCATTAAAGAAAACATTGGAAAGAGAGATAAAGAAAGCTGATATATTAATTCTTTGGTTAGATTGTGATAGAGAGGGTGAAAATATTGCATTTGAAGTATTGGAAGTTTGTAAAAATgctaaaaagaaatttgaattttatagAGCACATTTCTCTGCAATCATTCCAAGAGAAATTGATAGAGCTTGTAAAAACCTTGCAAAaccaaatgaaaaagattCAATTGCAGTTGATACTAGAATGGAGATTGATCTTAGAATTGGTGCTGCTTTCACAAGATTTCAAACtttatatttaaagaaatttaaaatcatttcaaataGTGATAATCAACCAAAGACTACTACACCAGCAAATGGTAATATacttaataatagtaataataattcaagtggtaaagaaattattagttATGGACCATGCCAATTTCCAACTTTAGGATTTGTAGTTGAAAGATATTTTAGaattgtaaattttaaaCCAGAGGATTTTTGGCATTTATCAGTGGTTCATGAAAAAATGGATACTAGTAGTGGTAAGATGATACCTGTTACATTTTCATGGTGTAGAAATCGTTTGTTTGATTATACAGCTGCATTTATATTGTATGAGAAATGTTTAGATAATACAGAGGCAACGGTTGTTGATGTTACTTCAAAAGAGAGTAGATATAGACCTGTACCTTTGACAACGATTGAACTTCAAAAGGCGGCATCGAAAAAGTTAAGAATTTCATCAGTTCAAACTATGCAATATGCAGAGGAACTTTATACAAAAGGCTTAATTAGTTATCCAAGAACAGAGACAGATTCATTTCAAGCAGGAACCGATTTAAAAGGTTTGATTGGTAACCAAGCATCAAATCCTGAATGGGGTGCTTATGCAAGTAgattaattaataacaatCAATTTGTTTATCCAAAATCAGGTAAAAACAATGATAATTCACATCCACCAATTCATCCAACTTCATCAGCCACTGGTTTATCGGgtaatttgaaaaagatttatgATTTCATTACTCGTAGATTTTTAGCATGTTGTTCTGAGGAATCTGTATTTGCAAATACAACGGTTACCATCGATATTCAGGGTGAAAGATTTTCAGAGACTGGTACAATGGTTTTGAAATTGGGTTATCTTGAAGTTTATCCATTCGATAAACGTAATGATAAACTAATACCAACCTATCAAAAAGGTGAAAGATTTACACCAAAAAGAATTGATCTTACAAAAGGTACAACCGTTGCACCTCATTATATAACAGAGGCAGAACTATTGACAGCCatggataataataaaatcggTACAGATGCAACGATGGCAACTCATATTCAAACTATTCAAGATCGTTTTTATgttaaaaagaatgaaagTAATCAATTTGTTCCCTCAAATTTAGGTGTATCATTGGTTGCAAGTTATGAATTAATGggatttgaattttcaaaaccAAATCTTAGAGCTGCAATCGAAGCTGATGTAGATAAAATTAGTAGAGGTCAAAAAACTAAACAAGAAGTACTCTTATCAACCATTGAAAAGTATAAACAACTTTATCAATTGgcaaatcaaaatataaattgtTTCGATAGATCATTTAGAGAATATTATGAACCTGCCGATCCAAAAGGTGGTGAATTTCGTGTTTTGGTTTCTCAATTCTCACGTTGTGGTAAATGTAATGGTAAAATGCAATATAAATCTGATCAAAATCCAGAAGCAccaaaaagaattttattttgtccTCAATGTATTGATACTTTTGATTTACCAAAGAATGGTGATATCTCTCAATTGGTAACTTCAATGGGTGTACCACAAAATTGTCCAATTTGTCAATATCAAGTTCTTAGTGTAAGAAATCCTATAAACGATAAAAGTTATACAATTTGTCCAAAATGTAGAAATTCTCCACCTGACCCAATTCATAAAAAACCATTTCATTGTTTTCAATGTACATTTAATTGCAATTTAGCAACTGgtaataaacaacaacaacaacaacaacaacaacaacaacaacaaacaaattataatagaaataataacaataataacacaaATAGCGCAAGACCAATAACAACTAGAACAACTAGAACAACAACTCAACATAGAACTTTTACAgcatctaataataattttaataataacaatagaaATTCAGAtcgtaataataataattttattttttaa
- a CDS encoding hypothetical protein (SIMILAR TO HYPOTHETICAL 26.2 KD PROTEIN): MENKENTLNGVIPKPKIRVVKKVIRKKPPMTSDNSDPSTNKLNEQLSNLKLDSSNNSTTTNNTTNTTINTLNKPNVQKKSDILKKSIKEKIHFDKLTYDAQMSLIEDETTENELRSHYYNLFQPDHFKDVVAERSASGKCGYPCCSKPLGVKKLNQKYFISVKEQKVYNVEELSMFCSSDCLVKSKLYASTLDETAVYLRNVESKKILPTEQTLISSQTKTQSQTQTQSQQAPKPASKPIEFLNKFEKSLVITENENASLIPPNLTFDKNVDNEKTKIDKQPQKSTTTNKTISKPKKKTIITDDLKVPIEKKEIKIRDSDDEEDDDDSDLNYYSEDDTLLGDEQDDAPMVLNEDEDENDNNINEDEEDENKSDKSEDEFSLFRPTQMSSKRVEELFKPHISNYHMVYSTLSQFTTKHTNNFLQFNQINYEYILEQNLQIKSNLHSQLSLVYQSVIDQLGFKITTAKEKVTILIDTFKFDKPVPSLRRNHWKILSSIDEEILKDIKDNNDKFENLVKECNFDMETLKVFQDLLIQGYQ; encoded by the exons atggaaaataaagaaaatacaTTAAATGGAGTTataccaaaaccaaaaataagggttgttaaaaaagttataagAAAGAAACCACCAATGACATCTGATAATAGTGATCCCTCAACTAATAAACTGAATGAACAACTTTCAAACTTAAAATTAGATAGCAGTAATAATAGCACTACAACTAATAATACCACAAATACAACTATAAATACACTTAATAAACCAAACGTACAAAAAAAATctgatatattaaaaaaatcaattaaagaaaagatCCACTTTGACAAATTAACATATGATGCTCAAATGTCATTAATTGAGGATGAAACAactgaaaatgaattaagaTCTCATTAT tataatttatttcaacCTGATCATTTTAAAGATGTTGTAGCAGAGAGATCGGCATCAGGTAAATGTGGATATCCATGTTGTAGTAAACCATTAGGagtaaagaaattgaatcaaaaatattttatttcagTAAAAGAACAAAAAGTATACAATGTTGAAGAACTATCAATGTTTTGTTCATCAGATTGTTTagttaaatcaaaattatatgCATCAACATTAGATGAAACTGCTGTTTACTTAAGAAATGTTGAAAGTAAAAAGATTTTACCAACTGAACAAACTTTAATATCATCACAAACAAAAACACAATCACAAACACAAACACAATCACAACAAGCACCAAAACCAGCATctaaaccaattgaattcttaaataaatttga aaaatCATTAGTAATTACAGAGAATGAAAATGCAAGTTTAATTCCACCAAATTTaacatttgataaaaatgtagataatgaaaaaaccaaaatagataaacaaccacaaaaatcaactacaacaaataaaactataagtaaaccaaagaaaaaaactattattacagATGATTTAAAGGTACcaatagaaaaaaaagaaattaaaattagggatagtgatgatgaggaggatgatgatgatagtgatttaaattattatagtGAAGATGATACATTATTAGGAGATGAACAAGACGATGCACCAATGGTTTTAAATGAAGATGaggatgaaaatgataataacatTAATGAAGATGAGGAGGATGAAAATAAGAGTGATAAAAGTGAAgatgaattttcattatttagaCCAACACAAATGTCTAGTAAAAGGGTtgaagaattatttaaaccacACATTTCAAATTATCATATGGTTTATTCAACATTAAGTCAATTTACAACTAAACATACCAATAActttttacaatttaatcaaatcaattatgAATATATATTAGAacaaaatttacaaattaaatcTAATCTTCATTCTCAATTATCATTAGTTTATCAAAGTGTAATCGATCAATTAGGTTTCAAAATTACAACTGCAAAAGAAAAAgttacaattttaattgacacttttaaatttgataaaccTGTACCATCTTTAAGAAGAAATCATTGGAAAAT tttatcatcaattgatgaaGAAATATTAAAGGATATTAAAgacaataatgataaatttgaaaatttagtAAAAGAATGCAACTTTGATATGGAGACATTAAAAGTATTTCaggatttattaattcaaggttatcaataa